From the Candidatus Obscuribacterales bacterium genome, the window AGTTGTCTATCTTTGCTGGGAGAATGACCCGGCAGTTGTTGAGTGGATGCACCAGCAGGGCTATACGAGCGGTGACGGGGTTATGCAGTACTACGAGGACTACGTCTGGGGCCTCTTGAAGTCACTGAAGAAAACTCCAATTGTTTGGCAAGAGGTTTTCAATGTGTAAGCGGTGGACTCATTCCTTTTAGGTATGGCTTGAAGAACTTCCCCTCCAACCTCATTGTCGAGGTCTGGAAAGATGAAGCCACCCTTCTCTCAGTAGCAAAAGCTCACATGAGTGCCCTTCTTGCCTATGGATGGTATTTGGAGCAGCGTGGCTCCTGGCAAGACTTCTACAACAATGAACCCTTTCAGGTGATGCAGTTCGACCAACGGCAGGGCAAGGAATGGACTAAGCAACTCGAAAGCTATGTCAGTGGAGGTGAGGTAGCTGCCTGGGGCGAGCGCCTGGACAATGCCAACTACGATGGTAGTCGCCTTGTTAACA encodes:
- a CDS encoding family 20 glycosylhydrolase; amino-acid sequence: MKNFPSNLIVEVWKDEATLLSVAKAHMSALLAYGWYLEQRGSWQDFYNNEPFQVMQFDQRQGKEWTKQLESYVSGGEVAAWGERLDNANYDGSRLVNKS